A window of the Streptomyces finlayi genome harbors these coding sequences:
- a CDS encoding Fpg/Nei family DNA glycosylase, with amino-acid sequence MPEGDTVLQTATRLHTALAGQVLTHSDLRVPRLATVDLTGREVLDVTARGKHLLTRIEGGLTLHSHLRMDGAWRVYAAGERWRGGPAHQIRAVLGNGTHTAVGYRLPVLDLLRTRDEEKIVGHLGPDLLGPGWDADTALRNLLADPDRPLGQALLDQRNLAGIGNVFMCELCFMARVTPWLPVGRLPATTATRLVSTAKQLLEANRDRPTRTTTGPTPAVAAHAPTRARPQEHLYVYGRERRSCLRCGTPIRKVTEADRPTYWCPRCQVGPTR; translated from the coding sequence ATGCCCGAAGGAGACACCGTCCTGCAGACCGCCACCCGTCTGCACACCGCGCTCGCGGGTCAGGTCCTCACCCACTCCGACCTCCGCGTCCCCCGCCTCGCCACCGTCGACCTGACCGGCCGGGAAGTCCTCGACGTCACCGCTCGCGGCAAACACCTCCTCACCCGGATCGAGGGCGGTCTGACCCTCCACAGCCACCTGCGGATGGACGGGGCCTGGCGCGTCTACGCGGCGGGCGAACGCTGGCGCGGCGGCCCCGCCCACCAGATCCGCGCCGTGCTCGGCAACGGCACCCACACCGCCGTCGGGTACCGCCTCCCCGTCCTGGACCTCCTCCGCACCCGGGACGAGGAGAAGATCGTCGGCCATCTCGGCCCCGATCTGCTGGGCCCCGGCTGGGACGCCGACACCGCGCTGCGCAATCTGCTCGCCGACCCGGACCGCCCGCTCGGGCAAGCGCTTCTGGACCAGCGCAATCTCGCCGGCATCGGCAACGTCTTCATGTGCGAGCTGTGCTTCATGGCCCGCGTCACCCCCTGGCTCCCCGTCGGACGGCTCCCCGCCACCACTGCCACCCGGCTGGTCAGCACCGCCAAGCAGCTCCTCGAAGCCAACCGCGACCGACCCACCCGTACCACCACGGGTCCGACCCCCGCAGTCGCCGCCCACGCGCCCACCCGGGCCCGCCCGCAGGAACACCTCTACGTGTACGGCCGGGAGCGCCGTTCCTGTCTGCGCTGCGGCACTCCCATCAGGAAGGTCACCGAAGCAGACCGCCCCACCTACTGGTGTCCGCGCTGCCAGGTGGGCCCCACACGCTAG
- a CDS encoding SDR family NAD(P)-dependent oxidoreductase produces MPLTAYDLTGRSAFITGAASGIGRACAVLLAEAGATVHCADRDEKGLHATHELVTGSGGTAHTHLLDVTDRSQVRSAVTEAGEVDILAAVAGIMHTSSVLDTEDADLDRVMAVNFKGVLHACQEVARSLLARSAPGSLITMASGAIDSASPGLLCYSAAKAAVVQLTRTLATELGPYSIRVNAVAPGWIRTPMTDRHDADQQHRAEASMVRISPLGRVGEPMDVAHTVLHLASDASAFTTGQILRPNGGVAMPR; encoded by the coding sequence ATGCCCCTCACCGCGTACGACCTCACCGGCCGGTCCGCGTTCATCACGGGCGCGGCAAGCGGCATCGGCCGGGCCTGCGCCGTCCTGCTCGCCGAAGCGGGAGCCACGGTCCACTGCGCCGACCGGGACGAGAAGGGCCTGCACGCGACCCATGAACTGGTCACCGGCTCAGGTGGCACGGCACACACTCATCTCCTGGACGTGACAGACCGTAGCCAGGTCCGGTCCGCGGTCACGGAGGCGGGCGAGGTGGACATCCTGGCCGCCGTCGCGGGGATCATGCACACCAGCAGCGTCCTCGACACCGAGGACGCGGATCTCGACCGGGTCATGGCGGTGAACTTCAAGGGCGTGCTCCACGCCTGCCAGGAGGTCGCCCGCAGCCTCCTCGCCCGCTCGGCGCCCGGGTCGCTGATCACCATGGCCTCGGGCGCCATCGACTCCGCGAGCCCCGGGCTGCTCTGCTACAGCGCGGCGAAAGCCGCGGTCGTCCAGCTCACCAGGACTCTCGCCACCGAGCTCGGCCCGTACTCCATCCGGGTGAACGCCGTCGCTCCCGGCTGGATCCGTACACCGATGACCGACCGACACGACGCGGACCAGCAGCACCGGGCTGAAGCCTCGATGGTCCGGATATCCCCGCTGGGTCGCGTCGGAGAGCCGATGGACGTGGCCCACACGGTCCTGCACCTCGCATCGGACGCCTCGGCGTTCACGACCGGTCAGATCCTGCGTCCCAACGGCGGGGTCGCCATGCCCCGGTGA